Proteins encoded within one genomic window of uncultured Fusobacterium sp.:
- the rsmH gene encoding 16S rRNA (cytosine(1402)-N(4))-methyltransferase RsmH → MEDIVSEYHIPVLYRECIDNLVLNKDGVYLDCTLGGGGHSEGILKELSEKGHLISIDQDQQAIDFAKKRLEKYGKKWEVFKNNFENLDMVLYMAGYDKIDGILMDIGVSSTQLDDPERGFSYRYDTKLDMRMNRSNPLSAYEVVNEYPEEKLSKIIFEYGEERNAKKIAKLICEERSKKKIETTGELVTLIKRAYPERAQKHPAKKTFQAIRIEVNRELEVLEKAIDKAVDSLKIGGRLGIITFHSLEDRLVKTKFKDLATACKCPPGLPICVCGGKAKVKLITKKPIVPEGEEIEFNNRAHSSKLRVVERIG, encoded by the coding sequence ATGGAAGATATAGTTAGCGAATATCATATACCCGTTCTATATAGAGAGTGTATAGATAATTTAGTTTTAAATAAAGATGGGGTATATTTAGATTGTACTTTAGGTGGTGGAGGACACTCAGAAGGAATTTTAAAAGAACTTTCAGAGAAAGGACACCTTATTTCAATAGATCAAGATCAACAAGCAATTGATTTTGCTAAGAAAAGATTAGAAAAATATGGGAAAAAATGGGAAGTATTTAAAAATAATTTTGAAAATTTAGACATGGTTTTATATATGGCAGGTTATGATAAAATTGATGGAATACTTATGGATATAGGAGTTTCTTCAACACAATTAGATGATCCTGAAAGAGGGTTTTCATATAGATATGATACAAAATTAGATATGAGAATGAATAGAAGTAATCCACTATCAGCATATGAAGTTGTAAATGAATATCCTGAAGAAAAATTATCTAAGATAATATTTGAATATGGAGAAGAGAGAAATGCTAAAAAAATAGCTAAACTTATATGTGAAGAGAGAAGTAAGAAAAAAATAGAAACAACAGGAGAATTAGTAACCTTAATAAAAAGAGCTTATCCAGAAAGAGCTCAAAAACATCCTGCTAAAAAAACTTTCCAAGCTATTAGAATAGAAGTAAATAGAGAGTTAGAAGTTTTAGAAAAAGCTATTGATAAAGCGGTAGATTCTCTTAAAATAGGGGGAAGATTAGGAATAATAACTTTCCATTCTTTAGAAGATAGATTGGTAAAAACTAAATTTAAAGATTTAGCAACAGCTTGTAAATGTCCTCCAGGATTACCAATATGTGTGTGTGGAGGAAAAGCTAAAGTAAAATTAATCACTAAAAAACCTATTGTTCCAGAAGGAGAGGAGATTGAGTTTAATAATAGAGCTCATTCATCAAAGTTAAGGGTAGTAGAGAGGATTGGATAA
- a CDS encoding YggT family protein codes for MILIARIVNLLISVINTLILIRVVLSWLTPMSRNGFTDLIYNTTEPILRPFRVLIPMGNMRMDISPIIAYFFFIILRKLIFMLIF; via the coding sequence ATGATTTTAATTGCTAGAATAGTAAATCTATTGATAAGTGTGATAAATACATTGATACTTATAAGAGTTGTTCTTTCATGGCTAACACCTATGTCAAGAAATGGATTTACAGATTTAATTTATAATACAACAGAGCCAATATTAAGACCATTTAGAGTCCTTATACCTATGGGAAATATGAGAATGGATATTTCTCCAATTATAGCATATTTCTTTTTTATAATTTTAAGAAAATTAATTTTTATGCTTATATTTTAA
- a CDS encoding response regulator, which yields MRSKNTILIVDDLEINRAILGNLFKKNYDIVEVSDGDEALEYLKKEEQNVVAILLDLIMPKVSGIEVLKTMKAENIGKDIPVFVITADNSEKVMYEAYELGVKDILEKPFVPYFLKKRIESVIELYKLKEEQKKLLESLNNQFSEVLKLIEENKIKESEKLIKELKDNLK from the coding sequence GTGAGGAGTAAAAATACCATATTAATTGTAGATGATTTAGAAATAAACAGAGCTATACTTGGGAATCTTTTTAAAAAAAATTATGATATAGTTGAAGTTAGTGATGGAGATGAAGCTTTAGAATATTTAAAAAAAGAGGAACAAAATGTAGTTGCTATTCTTTTAGATTTAATTATGCCAAAAGTAAGTGGTATAGAAGTTTTAAAGACAATGAAAGCAGAAAATATAGGTAAAGATATTCCAGTATTTGTTATAACTGCAGATAATTCAGAAAAAGTGATGTATGAAGCTTATGAATTAGGAGTAAAAGATATTTTAGAGAAACCTTTTGTTCCATATTTTTTAAAGAAAAGAATAGAAAGTGTAATAGAGCTTTATAAATTAAAAGAAGAACAGAAAAAATTGTTAGAAAGTTTAAATAATCAGTTTTCTGAAGTTTTAAAGCTGATAGAAGAAAATAAGATAAAAGAAAGTGAAAAATTAATAAAAGAGTTAAAGGATAATTTAAAATAA
- the rlmD gene encoding 23S rRNA (uracil(1939)-C(5))-methyltransferase RlmD, protein MLKKDEIIEIEIDKIVNGGEGLGYYNDFAVFVPMSVPGDILKIKIISVKKTYARGLIEEILKAGEERVEDSTKISFEDFQGCDFGMLKYPAQLKYKKLMVEDVMKKIGKFENILVKDVIGSEDPYHYRNKIIEPFSKYKGEIITGFFKRKSHDVFQVEENILNSKLGNEIIRELKKILNREKVEVYDEKEHRGILRHIMVRTNSKDEAMVVLIINATKVEKRYKDILMELKNKISQIKSIYVSLNNKRTNFALGEKNIFIWGERSIKEEIDGIYFNISPKSFFQINLPQTKKLYSTAINYFPNIENKYIVDAYSGTGTIAMILSKKAAKVYAIELVESATLDGMKTAQENEIENIDFINGAVEDKMLELINRGERVDAIIFDPPRKGIEEKSLIKTAESGIKEIVYISCNPSTFARDAEILTRLGYKIDEVQPVDMFPGTAHTEVVGRFYK, encoded by the coding sequence ATGCTAAAAAAGGATGAAATAATTGAGATAGAGATAGATAAGATAGTTAATGGTGGAGAGGGATTAGGATATTATAATGATTTTGCAGTATTTGTTCCTATGTCTGTACCAGGAGATATTTTAAAAATAAAGATAATTTCTGTAAAAAAAACTTATGCTAGAGGTTTAATTGAGGAGATTTTAAAAGCTGGAGAAGAGAGAGTAGAGGATAGTACAAAGATAAGTTTTGAAGATTTTCAAGGTTGTGACTTTGGAATGTTAAAATATCCAGCTCAATTAAAATATAAAAAACTTATGGTTGAAGATGTTATGAAAAAAATAGGGAAATTTGAAAATATCTTAGTCAAAGATGTAATTGGAAGTGAAGATCCCTATCATTATCGTAATAAAATAATTGAACCTTTTTCTAAATATAAGGGAGAAATAATTACAGGCTTTTTTAAAAGAAAATCTCATGATGTTTTTCAGGTAGAGGAAAATATATTAAATTCAAAACTTGGAAATGAAATAATAAGAGAGTTAAAAAAGATTTTAAATAGAGAAAAAGTAGAAGTTTATGATGAAAAAGAGCATAGAGGAATCCTTAGACATATAATGGTAAGAACAAACTCTAAAGATGAAGCTATGGTAGTTTTAATAATTAATGCAACAAAGGTAGAAAAAAGATATAAAGATATCTTAATGGAGCTAAAAAATAAAATTTCTCAAATAAAATCTATCTATGTATCTTTAAATAATAAAAGAACAAATTTTGCTTTAGGAGAAAAAAATATATTTATTTGGGGAGAAAGAAGTATAAAAGAGGAGATAGATGGTATTTATTTTAATATTTCTCCAAAATCTTTTTTCCAAATAAATTTACCACAAACTAAAAAATTGTATAGTACTGCAATTAATTATTTTCCTAATATAGAGAATAAATATATAGTAGATGCTTACTCAGGAACTGGAACAATAGCTATGATTCTATCTAAAAAAGCAGCTAAAGTATATGCTATTGAATTAGTTGAATCAGCAACTTTAGATGGAATGAAGACAGCTCAAGAGAATGAGATAGAAAATATCGATTTTATAAATGGTGCTGTTGAAGATAAGATGTTAGAGTTAATAAATAGAGGAGAAAGAGTAGATGCTATAATTTTTGATCCTCCAAGAAAAGGGATAGAAGAAAAAAGTTTGATAAAAACAGCTGAAAGTGGTATAAAAGAGATAGTATATATCTCTTGTAATCCTTCAACTTTTGCTAGAGATGCAGAAATTTTAACTAGATTAGGATATAAAATAGATGAAGTACAACCAGTAGATATGTTTCCAGGAACAGCTCATACAGAAGTAGTAGGAAGATTTTATAAATAG
- the rimO gene encoding 30S ribosomal protein S12 methylthiotransferase RimO, with the protein MKLALISLGCSKNLVDSEHYLGILSKRKGMELTSELEEADIIIVNTCGFIGDAKEESIETILEVSELRETGNLKKLIVAGCLAQKYSEEILKELPEVDAVIGTGDIDKIEKVVDEILENKKVVETSNMTFLANANTERVLTTASHTAYLKISEGCNRSCTYCIIPQMRGRLRSRTIEDIVEEAKRLVASGVREINLLAQETTEYGIDLYGDKKLAALMRELCKIKDLKWLRTYYMHPEYVTDELIEVMKTEEKICKYFDVPIQHVSDNILRNMARAKSGEQVKDVLSRIRKAIPDATIRTTLIVGFPGETEENFQELLEFVREFEFDYAGVFKYSREEDTVAYNLPNQVPEDIKERRYAELVNLQSEIAERKNKKFLGKEIEVMIDGVSSESEYLLEGRTRGQALEIDGKVLTTDGTAKPGEIVKVLIDQNFEYDFVGAIVENEK; encoded by the coding sequence ATGAAATTAGCTTTAATTAGCTTAGGGTGTAGTAAAAACTTAGTAGATAGTGAACATTATCTAGGAATTTTATCTAAAAGAAAAGGAATGGAACTTACAAGTGAATTAGAAGAAGCTGATATTATAATTGTTAACACTTGTGGATTTATTGGAGATGCAAAAGAAGAGTCTATTGAGACTATATTAGAAGTTAGTGAGTTAAGAGAAACTGGTAATCTAAAGAAATTGATAGTAGCTGGATGTTTAGCACAAAAATATTCAGAAGAGATATTAAAAGAACTTCCTGAAGTAGATGCAGTAATCGGAACAGGAGATATTGATAAAATAGAAAAAGTAGTAGATGAGATTTTAGAAAATAAAAAGGTTGTTGAAACATCTAATATGACATTTTTAGCTAATGCTAATACTGAAAGAGTTTTAACAACTGCTTCACATACAGCTTATTTAAAAATATCTGAAGGATGTAATAGAAGTTGTACTTATTGTATAATTCCACAAATGAGAGGAAGACTTAGAAGTAGAACTATTGAAGATATTGTAGAAGAAGCAAAAAGATTAGTAGCTTCTGGAGTAAGAGAGATAAATTTATTAGCTCAAGAAACAACAGAGTATGGAATAGATTTATATGGAGATAAGAAATTAGCTGCTCTTATGAGAGAGCTTTGTAAAATTAAAGATTTAAAATGGCTTAGAACTTATTATATGCATCCAGAATATGTTACAGATGAATTGATAGAAGTTATGAAAACAGAAGAGAAAATTTGTAAATATTTTGATGTTCCTATTCAACATGTTTCTGATAATATTTTAAGAAATATGGCTAGAGCAAAGAGTGGAGAACAAGTAAAAGATGTTTTAAGTAGAATTAGAAAAGCTATACCAGATGCAACAATTAGAACTACACTTATTGTTGGTTTCCCTGGAGAAACAGAGGAAAATTTCCAAGAGCTTTTAGAATTTGTAAGAGAATTTGAATTTGATTATGCTGGAGTATTTAAGTATTCAAGAGAAGAGGATACTGTGGCATATAACTTGCCTAATCAAGTTCCAGAAGATATCAAAGAGAGAAGATATGCTGAATTAGTTAACTTACAAAGTGAAATAGCAGAGAGAAAAAATAAAAAGTTTTTAGGAAAAGAAATTGAAGTAATGATAGATGGAGTTTCTAGTGAAAGTGAGTATCTGTTAGAGGGAAGAACAAGAGGACAAGCATTAGAAATTGATGGAAAGGTTCTTACTACTGATGGAACAGCTAAGCCAGGAGAGATAGTTAAAGTTCTAATAGATCAAAATTTTGAATATGATTTTGTAGGAGCAATAGTAGAAAACGAAAAATAG
- the dnaN gene encoding DNA polymerase III subunit beta: MRVKVNRAEFLKRLRIIEKTISENKIRPIISCAYIETRGENLFFCGTNLESTITTEMKCEEIVEKGKIVFQYQLVEEYLKELKDDVVTFIEKDGNLLIESFDSVSEFSLMDASDFPKILVDENFDEQTEDFKIESQELATIFEKVKYAASVSSDNLSINCVRVESEGKKIKFVTTDTYRLVYLEKELENINDEFEVSIPLNTIEAMTKLLRSIDNTEIKFYFLNKNIFFKMEDVLIISRVIDMAFPNYEGILENNSYDKKLTINAEVFLKILKRIIIFVRNNSESKYGATFYLEKDHMKVNGVSEVAKINEELEVNYEGNKIKIALNTKFLADFIQTLSKDKDITLEFIASNNSVKIREDKIEDYLYILMPLALKD; encoded by the coding sequence GTGAGAGTAAAGGTAAATAGAGCAGAATTTTTAAAAAGATTGAGAATAATAGAAAAAACAATTAGTGAAAATAAAATTAGACCTATAATCTCATGTGCATATATAGAAACAAGAGGAGAAAATCTATTTTTTTGTGGAACTAATCTAGAATCTACAATTACTACTGAGATGAAGTGTGAAGAGATAGTTGAAAAAGGAAAGATAGTTTTTCAATATCAATTAGTAGAAGAATATTTGAAAGAATTAAAAGATGATGTAGTAACTTTTATAGAAAAAGATGGAAATTTATTAATAGAGAGTTTTGATTCAGTGTCAGAATTTTCATTAATGGATGCTTCTGATTTCCCAAAAATATTAGTAGATGAAAATTTTGATGAACAGACAGAAGATTTCAAAATAGAGAGTCAAGAATTAGCAACAATATTTGAAAAAGTAAAATATGCAGCTTCAGTTTCTAGTGATAACTTATCAATAAATTGTGTAAGAGTTGAAAGTGAAGGGAAAAAAATAAAATTTGTTACAACAGATACATATAGATTAGTTTATCTAGAAAAAGAATTAGAAAATATAAATGATGAGTTTGAAGTTAGTATTCCTTTAAATACAATTGAAGCTATGACAAAACTTTTAAGAAGTATAGATAATACAGAGATAAAATTCTACTTTTTAAATAAAAATATTTTCTTTAAAATGGAAGATGTTTTAATAATCAGTAGAGTAATAGATATGGCTTTTCCTAATTATGAAGGAATCTTAGAAAATAATAGCTACGATAAAAAATTAACAATTAATGCAGAAGTTTTCTTAAAGATTTTAAAGAGAATAATAATTTTTGTAAGAAATAACTCAGAATCAAAATATGGAGCAACTTTTTATTTAGAAAAAGATCATATGAAAGTAAATGGTGTAAGTGAAGTTGCTAAAATTAATGAAGAATTAGAAGTAAATTATGAGGGAAATAAAATAAAAATAGCTTTAAATACTAAGTTTTTAGCTGATTTTATTCAAACTTTAAGTAAAGATAAAGATATTACTTTAGAGTTTATTGCTTCTAATAACTCTGTAAAAATAAGAGAGGATAAAATAGAAGACTATTTATATATTTTAATGCCATTAGCTCTTAAAGACTAA
- the pnp gene encoding polyribonucleotide nucleotidyltransferase produces MFDERKVQMELAGRTLSFSTGKIARQSCGAVMVQYGDTVLLSTVNRSKEPRKENDFFPLTVDYIEKFYAAGKFPGGFNKREGKPSTNATLTARLIDRPIRPMFPDGFNYDVHIVNTVFSFDEKNTPDYLGIIGSSMALMLSDIPFLGPVAGVVVGYKNGEFILNPTPEELETSELELSVAGTKEAINMVEAGAKELDEETMLAAIMFAHENIKKICEFQEAFTKEVGKEKIEFVKPEVMPLVKNFIDERGMERLQAAVLTLGKKNREEAVDSLEEELLETFKVENYGEGEEVEIPEDVLLEFKGYYHDLMKKLVRDAILYHKHRVDGRKTTEIRPLYAEVDCLPIPHGSAMFTRGETQALVITTLGTKEDEQLVDDLEKEYYKKFYLHYNFPPYSVGETGRMGSPGRRELGHGSLAERALRYVIPSEEEFPYTIRVVSEITESNGSSSQASICGGSLSLMAAGVPIKEHVAGIAMGLIKEGEEFTVLTDIMGLEDHLGDMDFKVAGTKSGITALQMDIKITGITEEIMRIALKQALDARLEILELMNNTIPIPAPIKSNVPRIYQMNIPTDKIAVLIGPGGKNIKGIIDQTGATIDIDDNGKVAIFCKDEAALNETIKLVNSYVKDVEVGEVYSGRVVSIQKFGAFMEILPGKEGLLHVSEISQERVANVEDVLKVGDVFDVKVISTDNGKISLSKKRV; encoded by the coding sequence ATGTTTGACGAGAGAAAAGTTCAAATGGAATTAGCAGGTAGAACACTTAGTTTTTCTACTGGAAAAATAGCAAGACAATCGTGTGGAGCTGTAATGGTTCAATATGGAGATACTGTATTATTAAGTACAGTAAATAGAAGTAAAGAGCCAAGAAAGGAAAATGATTTTTTCCCACTTACAGTTGACTACATAGAAAAATTTTATGCAGCTGGGAAATTCCCTGGAGGGTTTAATAAGAGAGAAGGGAAACCATCAACAAATGCAACACTTACAGCAAGACTTATAGATAGACCTATAAGACCAATGTTCCCAGATGGATTTAATTATGATGTACATATTGTAAATACTGTATTTTCTTTTGATGAGAAAAATACACCAGATTATTTAGGAATAATCGGTTCATCAATGGCTTTAATGTTATCTGATATACCATTTTTAGGACCAGTGGCTGGAGTAGTAGTTGGATATAAAAATGGAGAATTTATACTTAATCCTACACCTGAAGAGTTAGAAACAAGTGAGTTAGAGCTTTCAGTAGCAGGAACAAAGGAAGCTATTAACATGGTTGAAGCTGGAGCAAAAGAGTTAGATGAAGAAACAATGTTAGCAGCAATAATGTTTGCTCATGAAAATATAAAGAAAATATGTGAATTCCAAGAAGCTTTTACTAAAGAGGTTGGAAAAGAGAAAATAGAGTTTGTTAAACCTGAAGTTATGCCTTTAGTTAAAAACTTTATAGATGAAAGAGGAATGGAGAGACTTCAAGCTGCTGTTCTTACATTAGGTAAAAAGAATAGAGAGGAAGCTGTAGATTCTTTAGAAGAAGAGTTATTAGAAACATTTAAAGTAGAAAACTACGGAGAGGGAGAAGAGGTAGAAATTCCTGAAGATGTTTTATTAGAGTTTAAAGGATATTACCATGATTTAATGAAAAAACTTGTAAGAGATGCAATCCTTTATCATAAACATAGAGTAGATGGAAGAAAAACTACAGAGATAAGACCTTTATATGCAGAAGTAGATTGTTTACCAATTCCTCATGGATCAGCTATGTTTACTAGAGGAGAGACTCAAGCACTTGTAATAACTACTTTAGGAACTAAAGAGGATGAACAATTAGTAGATGATTTAGAAAAAGAATATTATAAAAAATTCTATCTACATTATAACTTCCCACCATATTCAGTAGGAGAAACTGGAAGAATGGGAAGCCCAGGTAGAAGAGAGTTAGGACATGGATCATTAGCAGAAAGAGCATTGAGATATGTAATCCCATCTGAAGAAGAATTCCCATATACAATAAGAGTAGTTTCTGAAATCACTGAATCAAATGGATCTTCATCTCAAGCATCTATTTGTGGTGGATCACTATCACTTATGGCAGCAGGAGTACCTATAAAAGAGCATGTTGCAGGAATTGCTATGGGACTTATTAAAGAGGGAGAAGAGTTTACTGTATTAACAGATATAATGGGACTAGAAGATCACCTTGGAGATATGGACTTTAAAGTAGCTGGAACTAAAAGCGGAATTACAGCACTTCAAATGGATATAAAAATTACAGGAATTACAGAAGAAATAATGAGAATAGCTTTAAAACAAGCATTAGATGCAAGACTAGAGATTTTAGAGTTAATGAACAATACTATTCCAATACCAGCACCTATTAAATCTAATGTACCAAGAATATATCAAATGAATATTCCTACTGATAAGATAGCTGTATTAATAGGACCTGGAGGAAAAAATATAAAAGGAATTATTGATCAAACAGGAGCTACTATTGATATAGATGACAATGGAAAAGTTGCTATCTTCTGTAAAGATGAAGCTGCTTTAAATGAGACAATAAAACTTGTAAACTCTTATGTAAAAGATGTTGAAGTTGGAGAGGTTTATTCTGGTAGAGTTGTAAGTATTCAAAAATTTGGAGCATTTATGGAAATTTTACCAGGTAAAGAGGGACTTCTACATGTATCTGAAATCTCTCAAGAGAGAGTTGCAAATGTAGAAGATGTATTAAAAGTTGGAGATGTATTTGATGTAAAAGTTATCTCTACTGATAATGGAAAAATTAGCTTAAGTAAAAAAAGAGTTTAA
- the plsY gene encoding glycerol-3-phosphate 1-O-acyltransferase PlsY, with protein sequence MKVIVFLIIGYILGALPNGVWIGKHFKGIDIREHGSKNSGATNAYRVLGPRYGIMVLIADALKGFLPPFLAKQFGVEGNALLLIGMIAIIGHTLSFFLNFKGGKGVATSLGVFLFLIPQVTITLFIIFVVVVAITRYISLGSIIASIMLPILTYFYPIKNGLDKLPLLIMTTLIGAFVVYKHKSNIGRLLNGTENKFKLK encoded by the coding sequence ATGAAGGTAATAGTATTTTTAATAATAGGGTATATTTTAGGAGCTTTACCTAATGGAGTATGGATAGGAAAACATTTTAAAGGAATTGATATTAGAGAACATGGAAGTAAAAACTCAGGAGCTACAAATGCTTATAGAGTTTTAGGACCAAGATATGGAATAATGGTTCTTATAGCAGATGCTTTAAAAGGTTTTTTACCTCCATTTTTAGCTAAACAATTTGGAGTAGAGGGAAATGCTTTGTTACTTATAGGAATGATAGCTATAATAGGACATACTTTATCATTTTTCTTAAATTTTAAAGGTGGAAAGGGAGTAGCTACAAGTTTAGGAGTATTTCTATTTTTAATCCCTCAAGTAACTATAACATTATTTATAATATTTGTGGTAGTTGTAGCTATAACTAGATATATTTCATTAGGTTCAATAATAGCTTCAATTATGTTACCAATACTTACTTATTTTTACCCGATAAAAAATGGATTAGATAAATTACCACTACTTATAATGACAACTTTAATAGGAGCATTTGTTGTATATAAACATAAAAGTAATATAGGAAGACTCCTTAATGGAACTGAAAATAAATTTAAACTAAAATAG
- a CDS encoding sigma-70 family RNA polymerase sigma factor: protein MLDRDLISFYLEDIRKYDILDKDEEIELLKKAKEGDVEAKNRLILCNLRLVVNIAKNYTNRGLSLIDLISEGNFGLIYAIEKFDIDKGFRFSTYAVWWIKQSINKAIICKGRGIRIPSYKYDLLNKVNKYVTNKVKEEGVYPSVEEISEDLNIEKDKIEEIILTFQDPMSLSTSIGDDIYLEDTLADQESASLEDEIIEEMGRDKIRELVNVLEDREKQILKLRYGLDGEDIHTLEEIGQTFNITRERVRQIEKKILKKLRNQYTKDKAKFF, encoded by the coding sequence ATGTTAGATAGAGACCTTATTTCATTTTACTTAGAAGATATAAGAAAGTATGATATTCTTGACAAAGATGAAGAGATAGAGTTATTAAAAAAAGCTAAAGAGGGGGATGTTGAAGCTAAAAATAGATTGATTTTATGTAATCTAAGATTAGTAGTAAACATAGCAAAAAACTATACTAATAGAGGGTTAAGTTTAATAGATTTAATCAGTGAAGGAAATTTTGGACTTATCTATGCAATAGAGAAATTTGATATAGATAAAGGTTTTAGGTTTTCAACTTATGCAGTATGGTGGATAAAACAATCAATTAATAAAGCTATTATTTGTAAGGGAAGGGGAATAAGAATTCCGTCATATAAGTATGATCTTTTAAATAAAGTAAATAAGTATGTAACAAATAAAGTAAAAGAAGAGGGAGTATACCCTAGTGTTGAAGAGATATCTGAAGATTTAAACATAGAGAAAGATAAAATTGAAGAGATAATTTTAACATTCCAAGATCCTATGTCTTTAAGTACAAGTATTGGTGATGATATCTATCTTGAAGATACTTTAGCAGATCAAGAAAGTGCATCATTAGAAGATGAAATTATCGAAGAGATGGGAAGAGATAAGATAAGAGAATTAGTAAATGTCTTAGAGGATAGAGAAAAACAGATTTTAAAATTAAGATATGGATTAGATGGGGAAGATATTCATACATTGGAAGAAATAGGTCAAACTTTTAATATTACTAGAGAAAGAGTTAGACAGATAGAGAAAAAAATTCTAAAAAAACTAAGAAATCAGTATACAAAAGATAAAGCAAAGTTTTTTTAA
- a CDS encoding NAD(P)H-dependent glycerol-3-phosphate dehydrogenase produces the protein MKKVVIIGAGSWGTALGLVLASKDYDVTLWEYNKERAEEIQKARENSRYLPGVKFPDNLNVTSESKDLLKNIRYVIFSVPSQVLRSVISSFSSQITEDMILVNTAKGIEVSTGMRLSEVMKDEIIGKYHKNIVVLSGPTHAEEVAIGLPTTIVAAGQKEKAGEIQELFNTKNFRVYLNEDIVGVEIGAAVKNCLAIGAGIADGMGFGDNTKAALITRGIAEMTRFGKALGADERTFSGLSGIGDLIVTCASKHSRNRHVGECLGKGQNIKEILDSMTMVAEGVPTVKAVYEQAKKLGISMPIVEATYNIIYNNSNAKNMVVALMERELKVEFY, from the coding sequence ATGAAAAAAGTAGTAATAATAGGTGCTGGAAGCTGGGGAACAGCTTTAGGTCTTGTTTTAGCTAGTAAAGATTATGATGTAACTCTATGGGAATATAATAAGGAAAGAGCTGAAGAAATTCAAAAAGCTAGAGAAAATAGCAGATATTTACCTGGAGTAAAATTTCCAGATAATTTAAATGTAACTTCAGAAAGTAAAGATTTATTAAAAAATATAAGATATGTTATTTTTTCAGTGCCTTCACAAGTTTTAAGAAGTGTCATTAGTAGTTTTTCTTCTCAAATTACTGAAGATATGATATTAGTGAATACAGCTAAAGGGATAGAAGTTTCTACAGGAATGAGATTATCAGAAGTAATGAAAGATGAGATAATAGGAAAATATCATAAAAATATAGTTGTATTATCAGGTCCAACTCATGCTGAAGAGGTTGCTATAGGTCTTCCTACAACAATAGTAGCAGCAGGACAAAAGGAGAAAGCTGGAGAAATTCAAGAGCTATTTAATACTAAAAATTTTAGAGTTTATTTAAATGAGGATATAGTAGGAGTAGAAATTGGAGCTGCTGTAAAGAACTGTTTGGCAATAGGTGCTGGAATAGCAGATGGAATGGGATTTGGAGATAATACAAAAGCTGCTTTAATAACTAGAGGAATAGCAGAGATGACTAGATTTGGAAAAGCTTTAGGAGCAGATGAAAGAACTTTTTCTGGACTTAGTGGAATAGGAGATTTAATTGTTACATGTGCAAGTAAACATAGTAGAAATAGACATGTAGGAGAGTGTTTAGGAAAAGGGCAAAATATAAAAGAGATATTAGATAGTATGACTATGGTTGCTGAAGGAGTCCCTACTGTAAAAGCAGTTTATGAACAAGCTAAAAAATTAGGAATCTCCATGCCAATAGTAGAAGCTACTTATAATATTATTTATAATAATAGCAATGCTAAAAATATGGTAGTAGCTCTAATGGAAAGAGAACTAAAAGTAGAATTTTACTAA
- the pgsA gene encoding CDP-diacylglycerol--glycerol-3-phosphate 3-phosphatidyltransferase encodes MNLPNKLTFMRLILAVPFIYFLQFSDEGGFIYRAIAFVIFVIASLTDFFDGYLARKHNLVTDFGKIMDPLADKVLVISALVIFVDLGYIPSWMSIVVIAREFLISGIRMLAAAKGEVIPAGKLGKYKTTSQMIVILIMMLFGRNPYNFYMMLIPVILTLWSGWEYTSKAKHYFLNSK; translated from the coding sequence ATGAATTTACCTAATAAATTAACATTTATGAGACTTATACTTGCTGTACCTTTTATATATTTTCTTCAATTTTCTGATGAGGGAGGATTTATATATAGAGCTATAGCTTTTGTAATATTTGTAATTGCTTCACTTACAGATTTTTTTGATGGATATTTAGCAAGAAAACATAATTTAGTAACAGACTTTGGAAAAATAATGGATCCACTAGCTGATAAGGTTTTAGTTATTTCTGCTTTAGTTATTTTTGTAGATTTAGGTTATATTCCTTCTTGGATGTCTATTGTAGTAATAGCTAGAGAATTTTTAATCAGTGGAATAAGAATGTTAGCAGCTGCAAAAGGAGAGGTAATTCCAGCAGGAAAACTAGGAAAATATAAGACTACAAGTCAGATGATAGTAATACTTATAATGATGTTATTTGGAAGAAATCCATATAATTTTTATATGATGTTAATTCCTGTAATTTTAACATTATGGTCAGGTTGGGAATATACTTCTAAAGCAAAACATTATTTTTTAAACTCAAAATAG